A window of Ignavibacteriales bacterium contains these coding sequences:
- the gmd gene encoding GDP-mannose 4,6-dehydratase, with protein sequence MHKALITGITGQDGSYLTEILLEKGYEVHGIIRRSSSFNTNRIDHLYNDHEIMNKKLFLHYGDLVDTSNLNRLLEKIEPDEIYNLAAQSHVKVSFEIPDYTAQVDALGTLRFLDAIREVGLRKVKFYQASTSELFGKAQEVPQSEKTPFYPRSPYGVAKLYGYWIIVNYREAYNIFASNGILFNHESPRRGETFVTRKITRAVSRIITGIEKELSIGNLNAKRDWGYAPEFCEGMLKILHYEKADDFVFATGETHTVREFIENSFKEIGIELEWKNKAENEKGIIKKLDLSIAEQLIDIEKKDQRFSFSKNLKVGDVVVIINPNYYRPTEVDLLIGNAEKAKKELGWVAETKFSDLVKIMVKSDLEKVIKRGY encoded by the coding sequence TTGCATAAAGCACTAATAACAGGAATCACAGGTCAAGACGGAAGTTATTTAACTGAAATCCTTTTAGAGAAAGGATATGAAGTTCATGGTATTATCCGGAGGAGCAGTTCTTTTAACACCAATAGGATTGATCACCTCTACAATGATCATGAGATAATGAATAAAAAATTATTCCTTCATTATGGTGATTTAGTAGATACAAGCAATCTAAACCGTCTTCTTGAAAAAATTGAACCTGATGAAATATATAATCTTGCTGCTCAAAGTCACGTAAAAGTTTCATTTGAAATCCCCGATTATACTGCTCAAGTGGATGCATTAGGTACATTACGATTTTTGGACGCTATAAGAGAAGTTGGATTGCGCAAAGTAAAATTCTATCAGGCATCAACTAGCGAACTATTCGGGAAAGCTCAAGAAGTCCCCCAATCTGAAAAGACTCCATTCTATCCCCGCTCTCCTTATGGTGTAGCAAAATTGTACGGATATTGGATAATTGTGAACTACCGGGAAGCATATAATATTTTCGCCTCAAATGGTATTTTATTTAACCACGAGTCTCCGCGTCGCGGTGAGACCTTTGTTACAAGAAAAATTACTCGTGCAGTGTCCCGTATAATTACCGGAATTGAAAAAGAATTATCAATTGGTAATTTAAATGCTAAACGAGATTGGGGTTATGCACCCGAATTCTGTGAAGGCATGTTGAAAATATTGCATTATGAAAAAGCTGATGATTTTGTATTTGCAACAGGTGAGACACATACTGTAAGAGAGTTCATTGAGAATTCGTTCAAAGAAATAGGCATTGAACTAGAGTGGAAAAATAAAGCCGAAAACGAAAAGGGAATTATTAAGAAGCTTGATCTTTCGATAGCAGAACAATTAATTGACATTGAGAAAAAAGATCAAAGATTTTCATTTTCAAAAAATCTAAAAGTCGGCGATGTAGTGGTTATCATTAATCCAAATTATTATAGACCAACTGAAGTGGATTTACTGATTGGTAACGCAGAAAAAGCGAAAAAAGAACTTGGCTGGGTCGCAGAAACAAAGTTTAGTGATTTGGTAAAAATTATGGTTAAGTCAGATCTGGAAAAAGTTATCAAACGGGGTTATTAA
- a CDS encoding VanZ family protein: METPYGRFLPRDYVYEFAAFLVIILVIFVVYRFIKGTRKTATLLYWLFVFISIILSYRYLITAPIEIVHYPQYAILSILLALSLDPKKDKFFVIRILLIVTLLGIIDEAYQYLYLTKKSSDYLDFNDFLLNQIGAAIGIMMYYGFIKEPVIVESVYKISFSMKKIIMSLIALTILFTLLNARIYFRTSKEIEPGGFTVKEGKTVFYLERKPGKYGNWVEDDKGAGYFFILDPILGILFMILYGALFGTFDNRFYSSVIEIFDKKKKFFK, encoded by the coding sequence ATGGAAACCCCTTATGGGAGATTCCTTCCGAGGGATTATGTTTACGAGTTTGCAGCTTTCCTTGTAATAATTCTTGTAATTTTTGTCGTCTATCGATTTATAAAAGGGACCAGAAAAACCGCAACACTTCTCTATTGGCTGTTTGTATTTATCTCAATAATATTATCATATAGATACTTAATAACCGCTCCGATTGAGATAGTTCACTACCCGCAGTATGCAATCTTGTCAATACTTTTAGCACTCTCACTTGATCCTAAGAAAGATAAATTTTTTGTCATAAGGATATTATTAATAGTAACTCTTCTAGGTATAATAGATGAGGCATACCAGTATTTATACCTTACAAAGAAGTCTTCAGACTATCTCGATTTTAACGATTTTTTATTAAATCAAATAGGTGCTGCAATAGGGATTATGATGTATTATGGATTTATCAAAGAACCTGTCATAGTGGAGAGTGTATATAAAATAAGTTTTTCGATGAAAAAAATAATTATGTCACTTATAGCTTTGACTATTTTATTTACCCTTTTGAATGCTCGAATTTATTTCCGTACTTCAAAGGAGATCGAACCCGGTGGATTTACAGTTAAGGAAGGAAAAACAGTTTTTTATTTGGAGAGAAAACCGGGAAAATATGGCAATTGGGTTGAAGATGATAAAGGTGCCGGATATTTTTTCATTTTGGATCCAATTCTAGGAATATTGTTTATGATTTTATATGGAGCCTTATTCGGAACATTTGATAATAGGTTTTACAGTAGTGTCATTGAAATTTTTGATAAGAAAAAAAAGTTCTTCAAATAA
- a CDS encoding RNA-binding protein, with the protein MNIYVGNLSQQASDQDLEELFKEFGAVTSVKIIRDMFTGESKGFAFVEMNDKTAGTKAIEALNTKELKGKKIVVNEARPKTDNRRGGGGGGNRGGGGNRGGGSGGGGRRW; encoded by the coding sequence ATGAATATCTATGTAGGTAATTTATCTCAACAAGCAAGCGATCAAGATCTCGAAGAACTTTTCAAAGAGTTCGGCGCTGTTACAAGCGTTAAAATAATTCGTGATATGTTCACTGGCGAATCCAAAGGTTTTGCATTTGTTGAAATGAATGACAAAACTGCAGGAACAAAAGCAATTGAAGCTCTTAACACCAAAGAACTTAAAGGTAAAAAAATTGTTGTTAACGAAGCTCGCCCTAAAACCGATAACAGACGCGGCGGTGGTGGTGGTGGAAATCGTGGCGGCGGTGGAAATCGTGGCGGCGGAAGCGGCGGCGGCGGAAGACGCTGGTAA
- a CDS encoding type II toxin-antitoxin system RelB/DinJ family antitoxin, whose product MGKTATLHSRIDEKTKINAKKIFAKVGLSESEAIRLFYHHSVLARGIPFDLRIPNAETRAAIEDARQGNNLSKKYKNVDELFEDLNK is encoded by the coding sequence ATGGGAAAAACAGCAACTTTACATTCCAGAATAGATGAAAAAACAAAAATAAACGCAAAAAAAATCTTTGCTAAAGTCGGGTTATCAGAAAGCGAAGCAATAAGATTATTCTATCACCATTCTGTATTAGCTAGAGGAATACCTTTTGATTTAAGAATACCGAATGCTGAAACACGAGCTGCAATTGAAGACGCACGGCAAGGAAATAATTTATCTAAAAAATATAAAAATGTTGATGAACTATTTGAGGATTTGAATAAGTAA
- a CDS encoding nucleotide sugar dehydrogenase, with protein MNYCDQLINKINSKTAVVGIIGLGYVGLPLALEFSKKGFKTIGFDIDKQKIPLLMNGQSYIKHISSEKINQAVKSKLFFATSDFSRLKETDAILLCIPTPLDEHREPDLTYIKNSAGTVAQYLRKGQLVTLESSTYPGTTDEILLPLFEECGLKEGNDKFIVGKDFFLAFSPEREDPNNPDYSTSTIPKVVGGTTPECLEVACSLYNHVIVKTVPVSSTRVAEATKLLENIYRSVNIALMNELKMVFDKMNIDVWEVIEAAKTKPFGFQAFYPGPGLGGHCIPIDPFYLTWKAREYDINTKFIELAGEINTYQPYYVAENVINVLNQNGKSIKGAKILVLGVSYKKNIDDKRESPSLKLIEIFQNKDAKVDFSDPYAPQLTPSRKYNYNIPSIDLNAKNLSSYDLVLLSTDHDNFDYEMIAKNSKLVVDTRNAFERHGIKSPHIYKS; from the coding sequence ATGAATTATTGCGATCAACTCATTAACAAAATCAATTCAAAAACTGCCGTCGTTGGAATTATCGGTCTAGGTTATGTCGGTTTACCTCTTGCTTTAGAATTTTCAAAAAAAGGATTTAAAACAATTGGATTTGATATTGATAAACAAAAAATCCCGCTCTTAATGAACGGCCAAAGTTACATTAAGCATATTTCATCAGAAAAAATTAACCAAGCAGTGAAATCAAAATTGTTTTTTGCTACTTCGGATTTTTCACGGCTAAAGGAAACCGATGCAATACTATTATGTATTCCAACTCCACTAGATGAACATCGCGAACCTGATCTTACTTATATCAAAAATTCTGCTGGGACCGTAGCTCAATATTTAAGAAAAGGACAATTAGTAACATTGGAATCATCTACTTATCCTGGAACAACTGATGAAATTCTATTACCATTATTTGAAGAATGCGGTCTAAAAGAAGGAAATGATAAATTCATCGTTGGAAAAGATTTTTTCTTAGCTTTTAGTCCTGAGAGAGAAGATCCGAATAATCCGGATTATTCAACATCAACAATACCAAAAGTGGTTGGCGGAACTACTCCCGAGTGCCTTGAAGTAGCATGCTCGTTATACAATCATGTGATTGTAAAAACTGTTCCCGTTTCATCAACTAGAGTCGCTGAAGCGACTAAATTATTAGAAAATATTTATCGCAGTGTAAATATTGCTCTAATGAATGAACTTAAAATGGTGTTTGATAAAATGAATATTGACGTCTGGGAAGTTATAGAAGCGGCAAAAACAAAACCATTTGGATTTCAGGCTTTTTATCCCGGTCCGGGACTTGGCGGTCATTGTATTCCAATCGATCCTTTTTACCTAACTTGGAAAGCACGCGAATATGATATTAATACTAAATTCATTGAACTCGCGGGAGAAATCAACACATATCAACCTTATTATGTTGCTGAAAATGTCATTAATGTTCTTAATCAAAATGGAAAATCAATAAAGGGTGCAAAGATTCTCGTTCTGGGAGTCTCGTACAAGAAAAATATTGACGACAAACGTGAATCTCCATCATTAAAACTCATTGAAATATTTCAGAACAAAGATGCGAAAGTTGATTTTAGCGACCCTTATGCTCCCCAATTAACTCCTTCAAGAAAATATAATTATAATATACCGTCTATCGATCTTAACGCCAAAAATTTATCTTCTTATGATCTAGTTCTTTTAAGCACAGACCATGATAATTTCGATTATGAAATGATTGCAAAAAATTCCAAGCTTGTCGTAGATACCCGTAATGCATTTGAACGTCATGGAATTAAGAGTCCACATATTTATAAATCTTAA
- a CDS encoding glycosyltransferase family 2 protein gives MNESPLVSIITIVLNGEKYLENAINSVLSQSYRNYEYIIIDGYSTDRTIEIIKRHEKEITFWTSEPDNGISDAFNKGIKLARGEIIGLLNSDDWLEPEAIKKIVKIFTSDNPDLICGAVRFWEKGKEVIVSHPDLQNLDHETSIHHTGVFIKKSVYEKFGLFNTHFKYAMDYELLLRMKMNNAKYYMLNDVVSNRRLDGISYKNKRLALRETMSARKKYFNIWNVWIIYLYVSIKDWAGRLLKSSILKPLYITYWKLKNRKLAKDIKE, from the coding sequence ATGAACGAGTCTCCTTTAGTTAGTATAATCACTATAGTATTAAACGGCGAAAAGTATTTAGAGAATGCAATCAATAGCGTACTTTCTCAATCTTATCGAAATTATGAGTACATAATTATTGACGGTTATTCTACTGATAGAACTATAGAAATAATTAAAAGGCACGAAAAAGAAATCACTTTTTGGACTAGCGAACCTGACAACGGAATAAGCGATGCATTTAATAAAGGAATTAAACTTGCTCGCGGTGAGATCATTGGGCTTTTAAATTCCGATGATTGGCTTGAACCTGAGGCAATTAAGAAAATTGTCAAAATATTTACATCTGATAATCCGGATCTAATTTGCGGGGCAGTCAGATTCTGGGAAAAGGGGAAAGAAGTAATTGTATCGCATCCCGATCTCCAAAACCTTGATCATGAAACTTCGATTCACCATACCGGTGTTTTTATCAAAAAATCTGTTTATGAAAAATTCGGATTATTCAATACTCATTTTAAATACGCGATGGATTATGAGCTGCTTTTAAGAATGAAAATGAACAACGCAAAATATTACATGCTAAACGATGTTGTATCAAACAGAAGACTTGATGGCATTTCTTATAAAAATAAGAGATTGGCTTTAAGAGAAACTATGTCTGCCAGAAAAAAATATTTCAATATCTGGAATGTCTGGATAATTTACTTATACGTTTCTATTAAAGATTGGGCCGGTAGATTGTTAAAAAGCAGCATTCTAAAACCTCTGTATATAACTTACTGGAAACTTAAAAACAGAAAACTTGCTAAGGATATTAAAGAATGA
- a CDS encoding LacI family DNA-binding transcriptional regulator — MKPKEVTLSDIAQKLGVSIITVSKALRGHPDISSHTAELIKKAAIELGYSPNFMARNLASRKSNTIGVVLPEIAHHFFSSIIDHIYIYATLNNYQIFLTVSQENSELQKKQIQTLLSMRVDGIIISISQDTSNFEIFETARNRQIPLVFMDRIPDLINCNTVTVDDRGGAYKAIDHAIKLGYKKIAHFAGYTNINIGRERMLGFKQAMSDYGLEINQGWILEGDFGEKSGYDSFMKLYHEKNLPDLILAVTYPTAIGIYMAAKEVGMNIPNDIDLICFGNSQEQNFLSPPLSCVNQPTEQLAAKSMEVLIENIIKKDKFSCKQIVIDTDLILRGTCIKCNRL, encoded by the coding sequence ATGAAACCAAAAGAAGTAACACTTAGTGATATAGCACAGAAGTTAGGTGTTTCAATAATAACTGTCTCAAAGGCGTTACGCGGACATCCTGATATATCTAGTCATACTGCCGAGCTTATCAAAAAAGCAGCAATAGAATTAGGGTATTCTCCCAATTTTATGGCTAGAAATCTTGCATCGAGAAAATCCAATACTATTGGTGTTGTACTTCCTGAAATAGCGCATCATTTTTTTAGTTCGATAATTGATCATATCTATATATATGCAACCTTAAATAATTATCAAATCTTTCTGACTGTTTCGCAAGAAAATTCTGAATTGCAGAAAAAACAAATCCAGACTCTTCTTTCAATGAGAGTTGATGGAATAATTATTTCAATCTCTCAGGACACATCAAATTTTGAAATTTTTGAAACTGCAAGGAATAGACAAATTCCTCTAGTTTTCATGGATCGCATTCCGGATTTAATTAATTGCAATACTGTCACTGTAGATGATCGCGGCGGTGCTTATAAAGCGATTGATCACGCCATAAAACTTGGGTATAAGAAGATCGCACATTTTGCCGGTTATACTAATATTAATATTGGACGTGAACGAATGCTCGGTTTTAAACAAGCTATGAGTGATTATGGTTTGGAAATTAATCAAGGTTGGATCTTAGAAGGAGATTTCGGAGAAAAAAGCGGTTACGATTCTTTTATGAAATTATATCACGAAAAGAATCTACCCGATTTAATCCTTGCTGTCACATATCCAACCGCAATTGGTATATATATGGCGGCTAAAGAAGTTGGAATGAATATTCCCAATGATATTGACTTGATTTGTTTTGGAAATTCTCAAGAACAGAATTTTTTATCTCCTCCATTAAGTTGTGTAAATCAACCGACCGAACAATTAGCAGCAAAGTCTATGGAAGTATTAATAGAGAACATTATTAAGAAAGATAAATTCAGTTGTAAGCAAATTGTTATAGACACCGATCTGATATTACGAGGAACATGCATTAAATGTAATCGCCTTTGA
- a CDS encoding type II toxin-antitoxin system YafQ family toxin → MLIVRFTHRFKKNYTKVERSGKDLSNVKTIVLELRKSNPIEKSFRDHPLKGNYKDCRECHLASDLLLIYYIKNDELILVDIGPHTELFE, encoded by the coding sequence ATGCTCATAGTTCGCTTTACTCACAGGTTTAAGAAGAATTATACTAAAGTTGAACGTTCAGGTAAAGACTTATCAAACGTGAAAACAATTGTTCTCGAACTGAGAAAGAGCAACCCGATAGAGAAATCTTTCAGAGATCACCCACTAAAGGGAAATTACAAAGATTGCCGTGAGTGTCATTTAGCTTCCGACCTTCTTCTAATTTATTACATAAAAAATGATGAATTGATACTAGTGGATATTGGCCCACATACAGAATTATTTGAATAA
- a CDS encoding GDP-L-fucose synthase, whose product MNNKKIYIAGHKGMVGSAILRKFRSEGLDNFVLRSIEELDLRKQNEVENFFKNEKPEVVIIAAAKVGGILANNKYRAEFLYDNLMIEANIINEAYKNGTEKLIFLGSSCIYPKLAPQPLKEEYLLSNYLEYTNEPYAIAKIVGIKLCESYYKQYGCNYFSIMPTNLYGYNDNFDLESSHVLPALMRKFHEAKINNNDKVEVWGSGKPYREFLFVDDLADAIYFLFDKINAKDLYDNNLTHLNIGTGEDISISDLATLMKKITAFKGNINYDSSKPDGTPRKLLDVSRLHQCGWKHKTTLEDGIKQTYNWYLDNYVKNL is encoded by the coding sequence ATGAATAACAAAAAGATTTATATAGCCGGCCATAAAGGGATGGTGGGTTCAGCAATATTAAGAAAGTTTAGAAGTGAGGGGTTAGATAATTTCGTTTTAAGATCTATTGAAGAATTAGATTTACGTAAACAAAATGAAGTTGAGAATTTTTTTAAGAATGAAAAACCTGAAGTTGTAATTATCGCTGCAGCAAAAGTTGGGGGTATTTTAGCTAATAATAAATATCGCGCTGAGTTCCTTTATGACAATTTAATGATTGAAGCCAATATTATTAACGAAGCTTATAAGAACGGAACTGAGAAACTAATATTTCTTGGCAGCTCATGTATTTATCCTAAACTTGCACCCCAACCGTTAAAAGAAGAATATCTTCTTTCTAATTATTTAGAGTACACTAACGAACCATATGCAATAGCAAAAATTGTCGGGATTAAACTCTGCGAAAGTTATTATAAACAATATGGATGCAATTATTTTTCGATTATGCCAACTAATCTATACGGTTATAATGATAATTTTGACTTAGAATCGTCTCATGTTTTACCGGCCTTGATGAGAAAGTTTCATGAAGCAAAAATTAATAATAATGATAAAGTTGAAGTATGGGGATCCGGTAAACCTTACCGTGAATTTTTATTTGTTGATGATCTTGCCGATGCAATTTATTTTCTGTTTGATAAAATAAACGCTAAAGATCTTTATGATAATAATCTTACTCATCTGAATATCGGCACAGGTGAAGATATATCTATTTCTGATTTAGCTACATTGATGAAAAAAATAACCGCTTTTAAAGGTAATATTAATTATGATTCTTCGAAACCGGATGGAACGCCGAGAAAATTATTGGATGTTTCCCGCCTTCATCAATGCGGCTGGAAACACAAAACAACATTAGAAGATGGAATCAAACAAACTTATAATTGGTACTTAGATAATTACGTAAAAAATTTATAG
- the rnhC gene encoding ribonuclease HIII, with product MNLEEKAKNKIELLRKNCVEQNLYVEDISKKEFNYEFYIQKDKTSIKVLVYFGKKGIKTILQGDEKSDLYKTVEGIISDELMFELVDPELKEPEEYIGTDECGKGDFFGPLVVAAVFVNVHTKKNLLRIGVKDSKDLSDYQICVLAKEIKTIVADNFTVVSINPKKYNKVYEQFGNLNSLLNWAHSKALSNLFDKVDCKTVITDKFSNKDLDISSLSKHSDVEFIQETKAERYVGVAAASIIARESFLDWFENNERTGLNLPKGSSIETEVFAKKLLNSIGKEKLNELAKLHFKTYKKIKSN from the coding sequence ATGAATCTTGAAGAGAAAGCAAAAAACAAAATTGAACTGTTACGCAAAAATTGTGTTGAACAAAATTTATACGTTGAGGATATTTCAAAAAAAGAATTCAACTATGAGTTCTATATTCAAAAAGATAAAACAAGTATAAAAGTACTTGTCTACTTTGGCAAGAAAGGAATAAAAACTATCCTTCAAGGTGATGAAAAATCAGATCTCTACAAAACAGTGGAAGGCATTATCTCTGACGAGCTAATGTTCGAACTGGTTGATCCGGAATTAAAAGAACCGGAAGAATATATCGGAACGGATGAATGCGGCAAAGGAGATTTTTTTGGTCCTTTAGTAGTTGCCGCTGTTTTTGTCAATGTTCATACAAAAAAAAATCTTTTGAGAATTGGAGTTAAAGACAGCAAAGATTTAAGTGATTATCAAATTTGTGTTCTTGCAAAAGAAATAAAAACAATAGTCGCAGATAATTTTACAGTTGTAAGTATAAATCCTAAAAAGTATAACAAAGTTTATGAACAATTCGGAAATTTGAATAGCCTATTGAACTGGGCACACTCAAAAGCATTAAGCAACTTATTCGATAAGGTTGATTGTAAAACAGTTATAACGGATAAATTCAGCAATAAAGATTTGGATATCAGTTCTTTATCAAAACATTCGGATGTGGAATTCATCCAAGAAACAAAGGCAGAGAGATATGTTGGTGTTGCTGCTGCGTCTATTATAGCTAGAGAAAGTTTTTTAGATTGGTTTGAAAATAATGAGCGAACTGGGCTGAACTTACCTAAAGGTTCTTCAATTGAAACTGAAGTTTTCGCCAAAAAATTATTAAATAGTATTGGCAAAGAAAAATTAAATGAACTAGCTAAATTACATTTCAAGACATACAAAAAAATAAAATCTAATTGA
- a CDS encoding glycosyltransferase family 2 protein: protein MESKNSNIGKTLIIIPAYNEEERIQNVISRCRKYLSDRVDLIVINDGSTDRTLAICEDAGVNIISVPFNHGVGNALKTGFLYALKDNYENVITIDADGQHNPDDLPKFIQKLETKQVDIVIGSRFINGKKYDGSIVRVIGNKFFAWVISVLIREKLTDATSGFRGMNRAVLSYSVDDLFNFDYPDADFLLTLHRAGFRFCEIPVEMNKRIGGESQHKGVKPIYYIFKMLLSIFIILMRKKNIKKS, encoded by the coding sequence TTGGAATCAAAAAATTCAAACATCGGAAAAACACTAATTATTATTCCTGCATATAATGAAGAGGAGAGGATTCAGAATGTTATTTCCCGATGCAGGAAGTACCTATCGGACAGAGTTGATCTCATTGTTATTAATGACGGCTCGACAGATAGAACTTTGGCTATATGCGAAGATGCCGGAGTGAATATTATATCTGTTCCTTTCAACCATGGTGTAGGGAATGCTTTGAAGACGGGATTTCTTTATGCGCTCAAAGATAATTATGAAAATGTTATAACCATCGATGCCGACGGCCAACACAACCCTGATGATCTTCCGAAGTTCATACAAAAACTGGAGACAAAGCAGGTTGATATAGTAATCGGATCCAGATTTATAAACGGTAAAAAATATGATGGATCTATTGTTAGAGTTATCGGTAATAAATTTTTTGCATGGGTCATATCGGTCTTAATTCGTGAAAAACTCACTGATGCCACTTCAGGTTTTCGTGGAATGAATCGTGCGGTCCTCAGTTATTCGGTTGACGATCTATTTAACTTTGATTATCCCGATGCCGATTTTCTGCTTACACTGCACCGTGCAGGCTTCCGTTTTTGTGAAATTCCGGTCGAAATGAATAAAAGAATTGGCGGAGAATCTCAGCACAAAGGGGTTAAACCAATTTATTATATATTCAAAATGTTGCTGTCAATTTTTATTATCTTGATGAGGAAAAAAAATATTAAAAAATCATAG
- a CDS encoding glycosyltransferase family 4 protein: MRICYITDSYPPNIGGAEIAIQKIVEGAAENNIDVFVITSQARENFSFNSKIPKSAILRIKTPRALQRFWFLILSFFAIIKKCKDADILHGTSYGGVLQTFIAAKLLRKSCVVTIHEFMGREWNKFASNIISAYFFRVSEKIFASLSFDQFIAVSNYTKKRLIEAGVTESKITVITNGKSDIDLCKLKTKHEVRKELNIPDDKFVFAAFGRTGLTKGLEYVVDAIPEVLDRIPNAIFILILSFGDKKIWKRITNKIENLDRKRILFYSSLERSRMLDYLNSSDAIIIPSLSEGFGFTTLEACMLNKIVIATNVGAIPEVISGKHILIEPASSEAILNGCINSVSGKYKNEPRKEFNWELSVNKYIKVYQEVLHLH; encoded by the coding sequence ATGAGAATATGTTATATAACCGATTCTTATCCTCCTAATATCGGAGGCGCAGAGATTGCGATCCAAAAAATAGTAGAAGGAGCTGCCGAAAATAATATTGATGTATTTGTCATTACTTCGCAGGCAAGGGAAAATTTTTCTTTTAATTCGAAAATTCCCAAATCTGCTATACTGAGAATAAAAACGCCACGAGCTTTGCAGAGATTCTGGTTCTTGATCTTATCATTTTTTGCAATCATTAAGAAGTGTAAGGATGCTGACATTTTGCATGGAACTAGTTATGGAGGTGTTCTTCAAACTTTCATCGCCGCAAAATTATTAAGGAAGTCATGCGTTGTTACTATTCATGAATTCATGGGAAGGGAATGGAACAAATTTGCATCTAATATTATAAGTGCATATTTCTTTAGAGTATCTGAAAAAATATTCGCTTCGCTTTCATTCGACCAATTTATTGCAGTTTCAAATTATACTAAGAAACGCCTGATTGAAGCGGGGGTAACGGAAAGTAAAATAACTGTGATTACAAATGGAAAGAGTGATATAGATTTGTGTAAATTAAAAACTAAGCATGAAGTAAGAAAAGAGCTGAATATCCCGGATGATAAATTTGTTTTTGCTGCCTTTGGAAGGACAGGATTGACCAAAGGGCTGGAATATGTCGTAGATGCCATCCCGGAGGTACTGGATAGGATTCCGAATGCAATCTTTATTTTAATACTTTCTTTTGGTGATAAAAAAATTTGGAAAAGAATTACTAATAAAATAGAAAATTTGGATCGTAAACGTATATTATTTTATTCCTCTCTTGAAAGATCCCGGATGTTGGATTATTTGAATTCCTCAGATGCCATCATAATTCCTTCTTTGTCTGAAGGGTTCGGATTTACGACTCTTGAAGCATGTATGTTGAATAAAATAGTAATTGCTACAAATGTCGGCGCCATTCCGGAGGTCATTTCCGGAAAACACATTCTTATAGAGCCAGCTTCAAGTGAAGCAATACTGAATGGATGTATCAATTCGGTTTCGGGTAAATACAAGAATGAGCCGAGAAAAGAATTTAATTGGGAATTATCTGTAAATAAATATATCAAAGTATATCAGGAAGTTTTACATTTACATTAG